The following coding sequences are from one Verrucomicrobiota bacterium window:
- a CDS encoding DUF4236 domain-containing protein: MGFFRFRRSIKLFPGVHWNFGKKSTSLSIGGRGAHYTMGTSGSRFTAGIPGTGLSYTDIHSSHSRVRARHPRIPEPSEEWIRNNRINVNIHTEDRKPGEPPIRPDQLDTIKSILPDFDLSKVTDYGEVQADSFIEQLRYQQKEASKTLLKQFYAGHGHAIPNDFIDHCYDNPDQPYRARKKWGCGNWFVIGIALWVLISLLRK; the protein is encoded by the coding sequence ATGGGCTTCTTCCGTTTTCGTCGCAGCATCAAGCTTTTCCCTGGGGTTCATTGGAACTTCGGGAAGAAGAGTACCTCCCTGAGTATTGGGGGGAGGGGAGCCCACTACACCATGGGAACCTCGGGCAGTAGATTTACGGCCGGTATTCCCGGGACAGGACTCTCCTACACCGACATCCACAGCAGTCATTCACGAGTTAGAGCCCGTCACCCTCGTATTCCAGAGCCATCTGAGGAATGGATCCGGAACAACCGGATTAACGTTAATATCCACACCGAAGACCGTAAGCCAGGAGAGCCACCAATCCGTCCTGACCAACTCGATACCATCAAGTCGATCCTTCCTGACTTCGACCTCAGTAAGGTGACTGATTACGGAGAGGTTCAGGCCGACAGCTTCATCGAGCAACTTCGCTACCAGCAGAAGGAGGCCTCCAAGACCCTCCTCAAGCAGTTCTACGCTGGCCACGGTCACGCCATCCCGAATGATTTCATCGACCACTGCTACGACAACCCCGATCAACCGTATCGAGCTCGGAAAAAGTGGGGGTGCGGGAACTGGTTCGTAATAGGGATCGCCCTCTGGGTGTTGATCTCCCTCCTGCGCAAATGA
- a CDS encoding putative DNA binding domain-containing protein — protein MTEAELNQTLQQLISAWEGECVEFKDANDNFSTSEIGKYFSALSNEANLRNIPSAWLVFGVSNGTRSIIGTTYRDNRERLDSLKQQIAQDSDPSISFREIHELKTPQGRIILFQIPSAPRGIPIAWKTHFYARNGESLTGLDLTKLEELRAQPREGDWTASTCDGATLGDLDPAALLKAREIFIGKFRDSIPEETIRSWDEITFLDKAKITIQGKITRTCLLLLGRSESTHFLSPSVAELSWKLEGPERDYQHFSPPFLLGTSLLYQRIRNLRLTLLPPGSLLPIEISKYDQRVVLEALHNCIAHQDYTKNERVLVIERPSELIFQNAGEFFDGTPTDYILGTRSPRRYRNRHLAQAMVHLRMIDTMGFGIRDVMWKGQASRYLPLPDFDLSEPGHVTLRLQGRFIDENYSRTLLSHADLPWPDVLALDAVQKGALPDDESIQSLRKQGLIEGRKPHFHVAAEIAAVTDKKSEYIRHKAFDDTHFCEMILAFLTQFGEGRREDFERLLDGKLSDLLTSDQKKSKIHNLLQKLKRKNRIKTEGKTSGSVWKLVINNQL, from the coding sequence ATGACTGAAGCTGAGCTCAATCAAACATTGCAACAGCTGATCTCTGCTTGGGAAGGCGAGTGTGTGGAATTCAAGGATGCAAACGACAACTTTTCCACTTCCGAAATTGGGAAATATTTCTCGGCACTGAGTAATGAGGCAAATCTCCGCAATATTCCTTCTGCTTGGCTGGTCTTTGGCGTGAGTAACGGAACACGCTCCATCATCGGAACCACGTATCGCGACAATAGAGAGCGTCTCGACAGCCTGAAACAGCAGATCGCACAAGACTCTGATCCATCCATCTCTTTCCGAGAGATCCATGAGTTAAAAACGCCGCAAGGCCGGATCATTCTTTTTCAAATACCCTCAGCTCCGCGTGGTATTCCTATTGCTTGGAAAACGCATTTCTACGCTCGCAATGGGGAAAGTCTGACGGGGCTTGATCTGACGAAGCTTGAGGAACTCCGTGCTCAACCTAGAGAAGGAGATTGGACTGCGTCTACATGTGATGGTGCAACTTTAGGTGATTTAGACCCCGCCGCTCTTCTGAAAGCCCGCGAGATATTCATCGGCAAATTCCGTGATAGCATCCCCGAGGAAACCATACGGTCTTGGGATGAGATCACCTTTCTCGATAAAGCAAAGATCACCATTCAGGGGAAAATTACTCGCACTTGCCTACTTCTTCTCGGTCGTAGTGAGAGTACCCATTTTCTCTCACCTTCGGTTGCGGAATTGTCTTGGAAGCTTGAAGGTCCTGAGCGCGACTATCAGCATTTTTCTCCTCCTTTTCTTCTCGGAACCTCGCTTCTTTACCAGCGGATCAGAAACCTTCGCCTTACACTTCTTCCTCCTGGATCATTGCTCCCAATTGAGATTTCAAAATATGACCAGCGGGTAGTACTCGAAGCATTGCATAACTGCATTGCGCATCAGGATTACACAAAGAACGAACGCGTTCTTGTCATCGAGCGGCCTAGCGAGTTGATCTTCCAGAATGCAGGAGAGTTTTTTGATGGAACCCCCACGGATTACATTCTAGGAACCCGCTCGCCCCGTCGTTATCGGAATCGTCATCTGGCACAAGCCATGGTTCATCTCCGCATGATCGACACCATGGGATTTGGTATTCGTGATGTCATGTGGAAGGGGCAAGCTTCCCGATATTTACCCCTTCCTGACTTTGATCTTTCAGAACCGGGGCATGTAACCCTTCGTCTCCAAGGACGGTTTATAGACGAAAACTATAGTCGTACACTTCTGTCACACGCAGACCTTCCATGGCCGGATGTCTTGGCGTTGGATGCCGTTCAAAAAGGAGCCCTCCCTGACGACGAAAGCATCCAGTCGCTTCGCAAGCAGGGTTTGATTGAAGGCCGCAAGCCTCATTTTCATGTTGCTGCCGAAATTGCTGCTGTGACTGACAAGAAATCGGAATATATCCGTCACAAGGCATTCGATGATACTCATTTCTGTGAAATGATTCTTGCCTTCCTCACACAGTTTGGTGAAGGAAGGAGGGAGGATTTTGAGCGCCTTTTGGACGGCAAGCTTTCTGACCTACTTACATCAGATCAAAAGAAAAGCAAAATCCATAACTTACTTCAGAAACTTAAGCGTAAAAATCGAATCAAAACTGAAGGCAAGACTAGTGGCTCCGTATGGAAACTAGTGATAAATAATCAACTTTAA
- a CDS encoding VWA domain-containing protein, with the protein MNNLTEIAFILDRSGSMQSIAEAAVNSFNELLARQQAEHDQTPVKMSLVLFNAEYEVPFASVNAPELPRLHMATYAPDGGTALLDAIGRTIDELGLRLAAMSDTDRPGKVILAIMTDGEENSSRIFNWEQISEKIRHQQDVYKWEFLFLGANQDAIATAGRMNICASKSANFYSTDAGMRKSMRGVEQNFFETKHRVSEPTPLSQLVEEADDKE; encoded by the coding sequence ATGAACAATCTCACAGAAATCGCGTTCATTCTCGACCGATCCGGCTCCATGCAATCGATTGCAGAAGCAGCCGTGAATAGCTTCAACGAACTTCTTGCCCGGCAGCAAGCAGAGCATGATCAGACACCGGTTAAGATGTCCCTTGTGCTCTTCAACGCCGAGTATGAAGTCCCATTTGCATCCGTGAACGCCCCAGAGCTTCCACGCCTGCATATGGCAACCTACGCACCGGATGGCGGCACCGCTCTTCTGGATGCTATTGGCCGTACCATTGACGAATTGGGCCTTCGCCTCGCCGCTATGAGCGATACGGATCGCCCGGGCAAAGTCATCCTCGCCATCATGACCGATGGTGAGGAGAACTCCTCACGCATCTTCAACTGGGAACAGATCAGCGAAAAGATCCGTCATCAGCAGGATGTCTACAAATGGGAGTTCCTCTTCCTTGGAGCCAACCAAGATGCCATTGCAACGGCTGGCAGGATGAACATATGTGCGAGCAAATCGGCCAACTTCTATTCTACTGATGCAGGCATGCGGAAATCCATGAGGGGTGTGGAGCAGAACTTCTTCGAGACGAAACACCGTGTGAGCGAGCCAACCCCACTTTCACAGTTGGTCGAGGAGGCCGACGACAAAGAGTAA
- a CDS encoding WYL domain-containing protein, whose product MSRIAAKASLKPSPKTSRARSVKPAKSSKSPKPSKSAKSVKPVQNHGRSARLPMYRMLQIHDLLKEGKFPNCQALSSDFEVSYKTVQRDIDFMRDQLQLPIEYDSARRGFLYTREVKNFPSVTLQEGEVVALLVAQKAAEQYRGTPFEKLLNTAFTRLVEGLPSKVEISLRDLSEAVSFRPPGPPATDLGSFQTLSNALMDLQEISFQYCKPGDGSGSERRVQPYHLGCIGGIWYLIGFDLARNAIRTFALARISDPKTLNRRFTRPKGFSLDNMLSDSFSAFETQNAQQVRILLDPLAASLTGERKWHPTQKMTFRKDGSAELSLKVGLAPDLEAWIMAWGPRAKVLSPPALKSRIAAALQQAVMQYQK is encoded by the coding sequence ATGTCACGCATTGCCGCCAAGGCCTCTCTCAAGCCGTCTCCCAAGACTTCCCGTGCACGTTCGGTCAAGCCGGCTAAGTCATCTAAGTCCCCTAAGCCTTCCAAGTCTGCTAAATCAGTTAAGCCCGTCCAGAATCACGGGCGCTCGGCACGCCTGCCGATGTATCGGATGCTCCAGATCCATGATCTTCTGAAGGAGGGTAAGTTCCCCAACTGCCAGGCTCTTTCCTCTGACTTCGAGGTCTCCTACAAGACCGTCCAGCGCGACATCGACTTCATGCGGGATCAGCTCCAGCTGCCGATCGAGTATGATTCTGCACGCAGGGGTTTTCTCTATACGAGAGAGGTGAAGAACTTCCCCTCCGTCACCCTTCAGGAGGGGGAAGTGGTGGCTCTCTTGGTAGCCCAGAAGGCCGCTGAGCAGTACCGGGGGACTCCCTTCGAGAAGCTCCTAAACACTGCCTTCACCCGTCTCGTCGAGGGACTACCCTCCAAGGTTGAGATTTCTTTGAGAGACCTGAGCGAGGCCGTCTCCTTCCGCCCGCCCGGTCCCCCAGCCACAGATCTCGGAAGCTTCCAGACCCTTTCCAATGCCTTGATGGACTTGCAGGAAATCTCCTTCCAGTACTGCAAGCCCGGCGACGGCTCCGGCAGCGAACGCCGCGTCCAGCCCTACCATCTCGGCTGCATAGGCGGCATCTGGTACCTGATCGGGTTTGACCTGGCTCGCAATGCCATCCGCACCTTCGCGCTCGCCCGCATCTCCGATCCCAAGACCCTCAACCGCCGCTTCACACGTCCCAAGGGATTCTCCCTCGACAACATGCTCAGCGACAGCTTCTCCGCCTTCGAGACCCAGAATGCCCAGCAGGTCCGCATTCTTCTGGATCCTCTTGCCGCTTCCCTCACCGGAGAGCGCAAATGGCATCCCACCCAGAAGATGACCTTCAGGAAGGACGGGTCCGCAGAGCTTTCCCTTAAGGTTGGCCTGGCTCCTGATCTCGAGGCCTGGATCATGGCATGGGGCCCTCGGGCCAAGGTGCTTTCTCCCCCGGCACTCAAGAGTCGGATCGCAGCCGCACTCCAGCAAGCGGTCATGCAGTACCAGAAATAA
- a CDS encoding antitoxin VbhA family protein, whose translation MSIKSMGSPLAGKKVTLVKREVSILRSNAIVSLEGYKPTKLDRELDRQFISGRITRSQAIARINREARLLAKKSKVRVLVTA comes from the coding sequence ATGAGCATTAAGTCCATGGGTTCTCCTTTGGCGGGCAAAAAAGTTACCCTCGTGAAGAGGGAGGTATCGATTCTCCGCTCTAATGCAATTGTGTCTCTCGAGGGCTATAAGCCGACAAAACTTGATCGAGAGTTAGATCGACAGTTTATTTCAGGTCGTATCACCCGTTCTCAGGCAATTGCCCGTATCAATAGGGAAGCACGGCTTCTAGCCAAGAAGTCTAAGGTTAGGGTGCTCGTTACTGCGTGA
- a CDS encoding APC family permease, with the protein MGLKRQLGLWSMTFAVVTGTIGSGWLFAPYLCAKFAGPASLLAWLFGGLMSFGIGIVFAELGALVTSSGALAEIPLLTHGRTSGFIGGWSVWISYVSIPAIEVLAMMQYLASKFPWLTITVGNEQILSTGGIGCAAVMLCLFAWINLSGIGILSRWVDGLTFWKLTIPLLVSVTLMVKQSHWGNLVEKIPWDGTIRDEILTAVSTGGVLFSLFGFQTAMNLAGESKRPQRDVPLSMGMGLAISLAIYMVLQLAFLVSVDPSQLTHGWSQLVLTAHGGPLVAIALGAGLIWVANLLLVDAVLSPGATAMAYMGVSARVSWMMGKCELLPKCFQRLNDQSVPWVGLISSLVIGIIMLFGGPSWQRIVGFLTATIVIALAVGPVSLMALRKQLPGVKRPFRLLAAGLWCRLAFVMATWSILWSGKTSVLCATGAILLPTILFLVPQWLRGRLLEMRNGLWWIAYLGGLIAILCITAPDGWHPLTLRAQMVVAALFALAIFPIAVASRLERISPDSQLKFTNKGPGN; encoded by the coding sequence ATGGGACTGAAGCGCCAACTCGGCCTCTGGAGCATGACGTTCGCTGTCGTGACCGGGACGATAGGATCGGGTTGGCTCTTCGCGCCGTATCTCTGCGCCAAGTTTGCCGGCCCGGCCAGTCTCTTGGCCTGGCTTTTCGGGGGCCTGATGTCGTTCGGAATCGGGATCGTCTTCGCGGAGTTGGGGGCGCTTGTGACAAGTTCCGGCGCCCTTGCGGAGATCCCCCTGCTTACCCACGGAAGGACATCCGGATTTATCGGAGGCTGGAGCGTCTGGATCTCCTATGTCTCGATCCCCGCGATCGAGGTGCTTGCGATGATGCAGTATCTGGCGAGCAAGTTCCCGTGGCTCACGATCACTGTGGGCAACGAACAGATCCTGAGCACCGGGGGGATAGGATGTGCGGCGGTGATGTTGTGCCTCTTTGCCTGGATCAATCTGAGCGGAATCGGGATTCTGTCCAGGTGGGTCGACGGTCTGACTTTCTGGAAGCTGACGATCCCGCTGCTGGTTTCCGTGACCCTCATGGTGAAGCAATCGCACTGGGGCAACCTGGTAGAGAAGATCCCTTGGGACGGGACCATCCGCGACGAGATCCTGACGGCGGTGAGCACAGGAGGGGTGCTCTTTAGTCTCTTCGGATTTCAGACAGCGATGAATCTGGCTGGAGAATCCAAGCGCCCCCAGCGCGATGTCCCCCTCTCCATGGGTATGGGGCTAGCAATCTCTCTGGCGATCTACATGGTCCTCCAGCTCGCTTTTCTGGTCTCGGTCGACCCGAGCCAACTCACCCACGGGTGGAGCCAACTCGTGCTGACAGCCCACGGAGGTCCCCTGGTGGCGATAGCCCTAGGGGCTGGCCTGATCTGGGTGGCCAATCTCCTCCTTGTCGATGCGGTGCTCTCGCCCGGAGCCACTGCCATGGCCTACATGGGGGTCTCGGCACGCGTGAGCTGGATGATGGGTAAATGCGAGCTTCTCCCAAAATGCTTCCAGCGCCTGAATGACCAATCCGTCCCCTGGGTGGGTCTGATCAGCAGTCTGGTGATCGGGATTATCATGCTCTTCGGAGGGCCGAGCTGGCAGAGGATCGTCGGTTTCCTGACAGCCACCATAGTGATCGCGCTGGCGGTCGGACCCGTGAGTCTCATGGCGCTACGCAAACAGCTTCCCGGGGTGAAGAGGCCATTCCGCCTGCTCGCTGCTGGGCTCTGGTGCAGGCTGGCCTTTGTCATGGCAACTTGGTCGATTCTCTGGAGCGGAAAGACCTCTGTGCTCTGTGCCACCGGCGCGATTCTGCTACCCACGATCCTATTTCTGGTGCCCCAGTGGCTGCGGGGACGGCTCCTTGAAATGCGGAACGGGCTCTGGTGGATCGCCTATTTGGGTGGCCTGATTGCCATTCTCTGCATCACGGCTCCTGATGGTTGGCACCCCCTTACCCTACGGGCGCAGATGGTCGTTGCGGCGCTCTTTGCCTTGGCGATCTTTCCCATCGCGGTGGCCTCGAGGCTCGAGAGGATCTCTCCGGATTCTCAGCTCAAATTTACGAACAAGGGCCCAGGAAATTAA
- a CDS encoding DEAD/DEAH box helicase family protein has protein sequence MAVHPEFPSSPFAPLIPEQRWFPADEAMRSTAYEKLLPPLVASIRKEVFAWRESDYKGASPTSIALLRHWFETDHLLENANGTLSTFRYYYAQREAVETVIWLYEVRKSRDKYDLIRFDASGAVSPGMFPEDWPRYVSKLATGAGKTKVLSLLIAWSYFHKLYEPDSALARNFLVIAPNIIVLDRLRTDFEGLKIFFNDPILPPNGLDGKNWRDDFQITLHIQDDVRIVRPTGNFFLTNIHRVFLGDVQEPTLEDDDLRNYFFDDAFGPKPVGKTTHSKTDLGEIIREIEELAVFNDEAHHIHDPRMAWFKSIQNIHHRMLQKESRLSLQVDVTATPRHDNGAIFVQTVSDYPLVEAIHQNVVKHPVLPDAVSRAKLHDKKSSIFTEKYDDYLKLGVEEWKKSYAEHQQLGKKAVLFVMVDDTKNCDEVGEYLQKICPELEGGVLVIHTKNNGEISEASSGKNKEELEKLRKESNAIDSPKSPYKAIVSVLMLKEGWDVRNVTVICGLRAYAAKSNILPEQTLGRGLRRMYFGNEAVSETVSVLGTPAFMQFVESIQSEGVTFERVPMGAGAQRQDSIVVEVDSENEEKNLDALDISLPKLTRRYQREFKNLARIDPAAFGNPRIPVKPFTPEQTRDIVFKTMLDAEVHHTIRMDGSGPADFRSVVAFFARQLLNDLRLVGGYDILYGKVKTFMSDYLFEGSPHGSVDLEDAVILRNLSEPEAGKILYDSFKKAINALTIQETGTTRIEDRIRLKETRPFRTDYRAHINATKSIFNKVVGEPHSGGFELRFASFLENAYDVQAFAKNYMAVGFKLDYVRANGDLSNYIPDFIVRTTDGTIWIAETKGRAELDLPQKMARLKQWCEDASNAEKEEGATQRYDFVFVDQSGFETHLPKSFASLATSFTEFKS, from the coding sequence ATGGCCGTTCACCCTGAATTCCCCAGTTCACCGTTTGCACCGCTGATTCCTGAGCAGCGGTGGTTTCCGGCTGATGAGGCGATGCGGAGCACCGCCTATGAGAAGCTCCTCCCTCCTCTTGTTGCGAGCATTAGGAAGGAAGTCTTTGCATGGCGCGAAAGTGACTACAAAGGGGCTTCCCCGACCTCCATTGCACTTCTCAGACATTGGTTTGAAACAGACCATCTCCTGGAGAACGCCAACGGAACACTTTCAACCTTCCGCTACTACTACGCTCAGAGAGAAGCGGTTGAGACTGTGATTTGGCTTTATGAAGTCCGAAAGTCAAGGGACAAATACGACCTGATTCGTTTTGACGCATCGGGAGCGGTCTCTCCCGGAATGTTTCCTGAGGATTGGCCCCGTTATGTCTCCAAGCTCGCAACTGGGGCTGGGAAAACGAAGGTGCTCTCCCTCCTGATTGCTTGGAGCTACTTCCACAAGCTCTATGAGCCCGATTCGGCCCTCGCCCGGAACTTCCTTGTCATTGCACCCAACATCATCGTCCTTGACCGTCTCCGCACAGATTTCGAGGGGTTGAAGATATTCTTCAATGACCCGATTCTTCCTCCGAATGGACTCGATGGGAAAAACTGGCGGGATGATTTTCAGATCACTCTCCACATTCAGGATGATGTTCGCATTGTCAGACCCACAGGCAATTTCTTCCTGACCAATATTCACCGCGTTTTCCTTGGCGATGTTCAGGAGCCGACCCTAGAGGATGATGACCTTCGTAATTACTTTTTCGATGATGCTTTCGGTCCCAAGCCAGTCGGCAAAACCACGCATTCCAAGACTGACCTTGGCGAAATCATTCGCGAAATCGAGGAGCTGGCCGTCTTCAATGACGAGGCTCACCACATCCATGACCCCCGGATGGCATGGTTTAAATCCATCCAAAACATCCACCATAGGATGCTTCAGAAAGAGAGCCGTCTCTCTCTTCAAGTTGATGTCACGGCAACGCCGCGCCATGACAATGGCGCAATCTTTGTTCAGACAGTCTCAGACTACCCACTGGTCGAAGCCATTCATCAGAATGTCGTCAAGCATCCTGTCCTTCCCGATGCGGTTAGTAGGGCCAAGCTCCATGATAAGAAGAGCTCTATCTTCACGGAAAAATACGACGACTATTTGAAGCTGGGCGTCGAGGAATGGAAAAAGAGTTATGCCGAGCACCAGCAGCTAGGAAAAAAGGCTGTCCTCTTCGTCATGGTGGATGACACTAAGAATTGTGATGAGGTAGGGGAGTATCTTCAGAAGATTTGCCCGGAGCTTGAGGGGGGCGTCTTGGTGATTCACACCAAGAACAATGGAGAAATTTCCGAGGCTTCAAGCGGCAAGAACAAGGAGGAACTCGAAAAACTCCGCAAGGAATCCAACGCGATTGATTCTCCAAAATCCCCTTACAAGGCCATCGTCTCCGTCCTGATGCTCAAAGAGGGCTGGGATGTTCGCAATGTCACCGTTATTTGCGGACTCCGTGCCTACGCCGCAAAGTCGAATATCCTTCCAGAGCAGACACTGGGCCGTGGACTTCGACGCATGTATTTCGGGAATGAAGCCGTGAGTGAGACGGTTTCCGTTCTTGGTACTCCGGCTTTCATGCAGTTTGTGGAATCCATCCAGAGTGAGGGCGTCACCTTCGAGCGTGTTCCCATGGGAGCAGGAGCCCAGAGACAAGATTCCATCGTTGTTGAGGTTGATTCTGAAAACGAGGAGAAGAACCTTGATGCCCTCGACATTTCTCTGCCGAAGCTCACCCGCCGTTATCAGCGTGAGTTTAAGAACCTAGCGAGAATCGACCCCGCCGCCTTTGGAAATCCGCGCATCCCAGTAAAGCCATTCACCCCTGAGCAGACCCGTGACATCGTTTTCAAGACGATGCTCGATGCCGAAGTTCACCACACCATTCGTATGGATGGTTCCGGCCCTGCTGATTTTCGCTCTGTTGTTGCTTTCTTCGCTCGCCAGCTCCTCAACGACCTTCGCCTCGTTGGTGGCTACGACATCCTCTATGGAAAGGTGAAAACCTTCATGTCGGACTATCTCTTTGAAGGCTCACCCCATGGCAGCGTCGATCTCGAAGACGCGGTGATTCTTCGGAATCTCTCCGAACCTGAAGCCGGAAAGATTCTTTATGACTCCTTCAAGAAGGCCATCAATGCGCTGACGATTCAGGAGACAGGGACAACTCGCATTGAGGATAGAATCCGTCTCAAAGAAACCCGCCCCTTCCGCACCGACTACCGAGCACATATCAATGCGACCAAGAGCATCTTCAACAAAGTTGTTGGAGAACCTCACTCGGGAGGCTTCGAGCTTCGTTTTGCGTCATTCTTGGAAAACGCTTACGATGTTCAAGCGTTCGCCAAAAACTACATGGCTGTCGGCTTCAAACTCGATTATGTCCGCGCAAACGGCGACCTCTCCAACTACATCCCCGACTTCATTGTTCGTACGACGGATGGCACGATTTGGATTGCAGAAACCAAAGGCCGAGCCGAGCTCGACCTTCCGCAGAAGATGGCCCGCCTAAAACAATGGTGCGAGGATGCGAGCAACGCTGAGAAAGAGGAAGGGGCCACTCAACGCTACGATTTCGTGTTTGTGGACCAGAGCGGATTTGAGACCCACCTGCCAAAGAGCTTCGCATCTTTGGCAACCAGCTTCACGGAATTCAAATCATGA
- a CDS encoding DUF433 domain-containing protein: MECITLNPAQCGGRPCIRGMRIRVKDVLEMLAGGASQEEILRDFPDLEAEDIRASIAYA; encoded by the coding sequence ATGGAGTGCATTACTCTCAATCCCGCCCAGTGCGGAGGCCGTCCCTGCATCAGGGGAATGCGTATCCGCGTGAAGGATGTTCTGGAGATGCTGGCTGGAGGTGCCTCTCAAGAGGAGATCCTGAGGGATTTTCCCGATCTCGAGGCCGAGGATATCCGCGCCTCGATCGCCTACGCATAG
- a CDS encoding type II toxin-antitoxin system HicB family antitoxin, with product MKATGFTYWESDGHWVGYLDQYPDYITQGESLEDLKEHLADLYKDLTSGEIPHVLHHAELELA from the coding sequence ATGAAAGCGACTGGATTCACTTATTGGGAGTCGGACGGGCATTGGGTTGGATACCTTGACCAATACCCCGACTACATCACCCAAGGAGAGAGTCTGGAGGATCTCAAGGAACATCTCGCCGATCTCTACAAGGATCTTACTTCAGGAGAGATCCCGCACGTTCTTCACCACGCAGAGTTGGAGCTCGCGTGA